The sequence TCCTCCCTTCACCAACTGCTGTGGGTCTTGGGGGACTTTAGATTCTTCTAGCCCATCCATTATACTCTTTCTTATCTCCCAGGCatttgctcttccctctgcctaaaacagtctccccatcccaccctcaGCCTGTCTCCCGTTCGTCCTTTAGGACTCAGAACCCTACCCCACCCCTGGGCTGGGAAGGCTCCCCATATGCTCCCAGAGCACTTTGTACTTCCCCCACTGTGGCACTCATCACACTGCTTTACAGCTAGTTTTGTCTAGCTCCCTGACCAagatgtaaactccatgaggactgGGACCACTTCTATTTCACcccagcacagtacctggcacagaacaGAAACTTAATACTGTTCAGCCTGTAATATAAGTTTGTTGGATTAGTGAATGAAGTAGAGGAGCAGGGTGGAGGATCAGAGGGGCTCTGAACAGCACCTTCCCTCATTATTTGCCCCcttcatttccattttctccacctCTCTCCCAACCCACACACCATGACATCCACCACATACCACCAGCGCCACCCACCTCCTCACCTGAATGACATGGTAAACCACACACCCATCATCATCAGAGTGATGCGTCGATATTCTGGACCAAAACAAGAGAGGAAATTCCCCCAAACCTAGGCAGAACAGAACAAAGTCAGGCAGTGGCTGCACTAACTTCTAGCACTCCCAGATCCCCATTTTTCTGCCCTACCACCTCCCTTCGGTTCACCCATCACTCCCACACACAGGCGCGAGCCCTGCTTTCCTCTCCACCTCTCCCATTTCCTTCTGTCTCTCCACCATCCCATCCCCCATTACCTGTCCTCCCAAGCTCAAGGCCCGGACCCCCCAGCGCTGGTACCAGGTCCCTGTGTCTGACTGGATCTCAATCAACTCATCCTCCTGATGAATTGTCTTAATGTGGGTTACCTAGGGTCAAGAGAAGAGGTGAGCAGTCACACAGTCTATATTTCCCAACCCCTtcctggtgcctcagtttctcttgcAGTAGCAAAATGGGAGGCGGGGGTAGATATGATACCCTGAGAGCTCTCGTTGAGGGAGAATGTGGTCGGAGATGCCTAggaaggtgggggcgggggggtatCCAGAGAGGggccaggtggggctggggctgcagcGGCTTGGAGAACTGAGGGGAGGGCTGTGGCTTACTGAGAAGACGCGCTCAGGATGCCCCTTGGCTCGCATGTTGGTGTCATGAACTTGCTTCAGCACCATCCAGGCCTCATCGTGCTTCCCATTCTAGAGCCATAGACACAATCCTCACATCTAGGTTAGTCCCTCCTTGACCCAAGGTTATAGACTCCCTCCCTCAAACCTGGTGCCTAGAGTCATAGGACACAAAAAGTCTCCCACCTCAACCCATGACCTATGGACACATCTGACACCCACTCTGAAAAAGCCCTAAGTGGGGGTACAGCAGGACATAACCAGACTTGGGCAAGAGTGGGGGGAGTCcaggagacagacacaagcacaggtcCTAGGGATCCCCTGGtacaatggaaagagaaaactgaaaacaaggGGAAGGATGATGATGGGCAAGTACGTAGTCAGAGAAGGGGCAGCATCCTAACCCTGCTGGACCAAGATATAGCCGGGAAGGCAGTGGGGAGGAGTACGGGGTAGAAACTTCTCTTGAGCTGTAAagtcagggccagggccagggcccctGCCTGAAAAGTCTTAAGCCACCCATGGGTGAACAGGTCCCCTGGTTTCTCCACCCACAGAACCCTTCTGGAGATATATTGCAAGACAAAGGAAGCAAGATGAAGTCCCCAGGAGTACAGACCCTGTGAGGAAGGAGTATGGACCCTGTGAGGAAGGAAGGTAACCACATATGATCAAACCAAACCCACAGAGGGTGTTTGAACAGAGGAGCCCCTGCTGCCCTCCCCCCCAGCCCCATTCACCTCCAGGAAGAAGCGGGGACTCTCAGGCTGTGTGGTCAGAGCCCCGATGGCAAACACAGAAGGAAAGGCGCAGACAAGGACAAAGACCCTCCAGCTGTGGAACTGGTAAGCAGACCCCATCTGAAAGCTCCACCCTGGCAGGGAGAGTCACAGCATCAGTAGAGAGGCCAGAGGCTGGGGGCTCCACCACAGGGAgcacaggaaaggagagagagtttGGGGTGCATTCCCTGGGGGCTGCTCACCATAGTGGGGGATGATGGCCCAGGCCATAGCAGCTGCGTACACTCCGCCAATCATCCAAAACATGCAGAGCCAGCTCAAATGCTCCCCACGTTTCTCCTGGGCCAGAAACTCCGAGAAATAGGAGAAGACAATGGGGATGGACCCTCCAATCCTGGAGGGCATTGCAAGAACTCAGCATTGGAAAATGGCCATATTCCTGATCCCCTGCCCCAGTGCTCTGGATCCACAAGTCCGTTTCATCTTCCAGACCTTTTCATAGAGACTTCTTCTCACACACAGTGCCCTACAAGCTCCCTCACCACCAGCCATCAAGCACCCATCCTTGGGACCTTGGGAAATAGGCAGACAGGTCTCAGGGAAAGGGAGGAAACATGGAATCTTGAAGAAGACTACAGAGTTGGAAGGGAAGGAAGATAATTACAGAAAAGAAGGGAAACCCTTAAAGAGCAAAGATGAGCAAACAGGGGTCCTGAGGGCAGGTAAATGGGAGCAGGCCAGAAAAGAGTTTGGAAACAAGGCAGAGCATGCATGCAGGTAGAAATGTAGGAGTGGGGTGGGTCAAGGCTGCAGAGTTCTGGCAGCTAGGGGTATTAGCAAGGTCTGTGGTTGAATGCAGGGAATACTAGACTCTGGGAAGGGGGTAACTCAAGAGCCCACAGGGGCCCAGAGGTGAGGCTGAGACCCACTAGGCCTCTTCTTGGAGCCAGGCTCAGAATGGAACTAGATGGTGGGGTGGAGGACTCAGGAGTGGACCAGACATGGAATGGCATTCAGGACAAGCAGTAGACAGGTCCTGGACAAGGAGAAGCTGGCCTGAAGATGGTGAGAGGAGAAAGGAATTCATTCGTTCAACTCATATGTATCTGAAGTGCATCtgatgtgcctggcactgtgctgggccctAGAGATATGACAGTGACCAAGGCGCAGTCCTGCTTTCTGGGAGCTTAGGAGGAGGACACTCACCCAACCCCAGAAAGGAGGCGGCAGAAGAGGAAAGTGCCATAACCCTGgacgaaagaggagaaaaaggcgAAGACGCTGTTGACTGAGAGTGAGATGAGCAGACACTGTCTCCGACCCAACCGATCagccagacctccccagaggaaGGCTCCCACCATCATGCCCAGGTAGACGATgaggcctggaaggaggaaaacagaggcagaaGGGGTATGAGCAGACACACTTCAATTCTCCCACTCACTGAACATTAAATGAGCTGAACCTGTGCAAAATGGAACAAGGATCTGAAGGACTTCTAGAAGCTAGTCTACCCAGAGATGAGAGCAAGTGAGAGAAGATGAATTGTGTGAGCAAAGATGTTGGCCATCTCTGCAAGCTGGGGGTTCAAAGGGGGGAATGCAGATACGGGAGAACCCCAGaattctcctctttccctccctctcgctctctcttgctcactctcttgctctctgtgacacacacacacacacacacacacgacaccCTCATCTCTGGCTTTCCTGGAATGAGGAATGGATCTGCCTAGAttcccagcccctcccagggtcccctctATCCTCTCTGCCTTGATGCCCTCAAAGCTGCAGGAGGTGTCTCTTAACGTTACCTGGGAAAGCAGTTCCATTCCTTCAATCCTTCTAGGaaatcccacacacaaaatcctTCCTTTACTCCTTCCAGCTCCAATACTCCTGGTCCTAAAACTCTCCTGTTTCTCACTTCCTTCATAAAATTCAGAGCTGGAATTGatcttaaaaatcatttactccaAACTCTGCATTTTACCCATGCCTAAGCCAAGCCCCAGGGAGAAGAAACCTGCCCAAGGTCTCATGGCAACTTGGTGGCAGAACAAGACCTAGATCCTTTCTGATTGAGTCTAGGGGGGTTCCTCCCTCAGGGTCCCCATCAGGAAGGACCGTTAAAAACCCTCGCTAACCCCTGAACACTCCCAAGGCTGACTGAGAACAAGTGTAACCAGCTTCTCTGGTTGAAGGCCCAGGATTCTTCCGTTACACCCACCACCCCAAACTCACCCTCCCCATTTAAACCAGGGAGTGGATATTGACTTCTCATTCCCCTAAtcagggaaagggagaaagaTAACAAGAGGGAAGGCTCTGAAGAAACATTAAATGGGACCCATCCCACCATGGCCACCTCCTGCAAAACTAACTAAGCAGACCACCACCCAACCACTGGCCCAAGCCCCAGCCCAGctgccctcccccaggctcctcgcaCAAACAACCTCACTAAGACCCAACCCcaagggggggggggtggggtgtgaagggagagtGTGCAGAGGAACCCTAAGCCGTCTGGGGACATCTTGGGAGCAGGGTCCTAGGGAGCCCAGTGGTGAGGACAAGAGTAGTTCTCAGAAACAGGGATGTTTCCAGAGTTTGGGGCAGGACAGGGCTGGAGTGGCCCCCCAATCTGTCTTACCCAGCATGCCTTTGTTGGAGTCAGACAGGCACATGTCTTTCTCAGCACTGGGCAGCACGAATCCCACCACAAAGATCTCGACACCATCAGCCATCAGCGCCAGACCAAGCACGAAATAGAGTGTCCACTGGAAGCGGCCGTGGCCACACTCTCGGAGGATGGCTTCATACTGCTGGGCCAGTTCTTCCCGTTCTTTCCGCCGTTGTGCCTCCCCTAGGCCCCCAGGGGGGCCCTCCCCATCACCCAAGCTGCCCCTCACTCCAGCCAGGGGTGCCCCATCTGCCATCCGCTCGCCTTTGCCCCCAGACTCTGCCCGGGGGATGCCCTGATATTCCCCCTCGTAGatctcatcatcctcatcatggCCCTCAGTAGCATCACTAGATGCGCCACCTTCCTCCTCGTCCTGGGCCCCTTCCCCACGGTAATAGCCATCAGCAGGGGCAGGGAAGTCatcatcatcctcctcctcctcaaagcGGGAGTAGGATCTGCGGGAATATTCATCCTGGACTCTGTCCAGGCCCTTCACCACCTTTTTGGCTGCATGCTTCTTGACTTCCTTGGCAATGTCTTTGGCCCCACGGATGAAAGCTGCCCGGTCTCTGAAGCCCTCTTCCATGATGGGGCTTTGGGAACACTTCACTGGATCTCCCCCACGCCCTGATCCTTATCCAGCTTTTGCTCAAGGACTCGTGGAGTTAGAAAGATCCCTCCCCCAGTTACTGAGATGAAGTGTGTTTGAGTATCTTTGGGttcagaagaggagaaaataggaCGTGGCCAGTGAGTGTCTGGGAGGAtaaaggagggagaggagcttTGGCCTATACTCAGTTCAGTTGGGTGcatggggaagggagagaagggatgggggaaagggaaggggagggggagccaGGTTGGGGGGTGCTAAGCTGGGGAGCCAGGATAACTCAGGAAAGGCCGCCTACTTCTCTTCCAGGAGCCTCTGGAGATCTAGGAAAAataagagggagaaaaaagaggttGTGAGAACTAAGATGGTGAAGAAGGCCAATGTAGACCTCCTGTTGACCCAGAGCCCCACTGGGACCATGTGATACAGAGATGATCTCCTTGCTTCAAGCCCTCACTCAAAAGGAGatgactgggggccggcccggtggcgcaggcggttaagtgcgcgcgctccgctgcggcggcccggggttcgctggttcggatcccgggcgcacaccgacgcactgcttggtaaaccatgctgtggcggcgtcccatataaagtggaggaagataggcaccgatgttagcccagggccgtcttccttagcaaaaaaagaggaggattggcggatgttagctcagggctgatctcctcacaaaaaaaaaaaaaaaaaaaaggagatgacTGTCTGGGCCAACTGTGGGTCATTCCGTATAAGCCCTCTTACTTTGACCTTGGAGACTACACCCATGGAATTTGCTCCAGAGTCACAGCCACCTATCCAGAGCCTTTCTGCTAACCCCCATCAAGATCAGACCCCTTGCTTTACCACCAACCtgcaaagaacaaaacaggaaataTGAGAAACCAGAATTCCCTCCTCTAGTCTGGTCTGGATTTCTTACTGGGGGCAGAGCTTGGGGAGAATGTGCAGAAGGAGGACCAAGTCCTTCAACCTGTTGCCTTCAGTCCACTGCTGGCATCTGAAGGTGGGGCTTCCATAGTCCTTCCCTCAGGTTGCATGTTTACAGGCCTCACAAGGAAGAGTCTTCTCCCAACATAGCCCAGTGGGTAAAAGCTCGGCTTCCAGAGTCAGACAGATTGGGTTTGACTTCCTCCTTCAGCACTTACTAGCTAAGGAACCATGGGTATGTTTCTGAAcatccaagcctcagtttcatcttATTTAAGAAGGGGAAAGTAAGGATTAAATGACGTAATGTGTATAAGCTCCTTACCATAGTACCTGGCATagaaaaaatgatgaataaatattagttattactcCTTGTGGTGACAATAATATAGTGAGATACCCTCTACTCCCTCATAAGACCACAGAACGAAAGTCACCTCTGGATGCTCTTTAGTGTGAGCAGCAGAAAGGGATACTGGCAAAGAGAAAGCTGGTTTAGTGCAAAGCACATGGCAGTTACACAACCTAAGttgaaatctcagctctgccatttacttacTAACTGATCTTGGCAGGTTACTTAACTTCCctaagcctcagtgtccttatatttatttatttatttatttatttatttatttatttatttagtgaggagatcagccttgagctaacatccacactaatcctcctctttttgctgaggaagactggccctgagctaacatccatgttcatcttcctccactt comes from Diceros bicornis minor isolate mBicDic1 chromosome 4, mDicBic1.mat.cur, whole genome shotgun sequence and encodes:
- the SV2A gene encoding synaptic vesicle glycoprotein 2A translates to MEEGFRDRAAFIRGAKDIAKEVKKHAAKKVVKGLDRVQDEYSRRSYSRFEEEEDDDDFPAPADGYYRGEGAQDEEEGGASSDATEGHDEDDEIYEGEYQGIPRAESGGKGERMADGAPLAGVRGSLGDGEGPPGGLGEAQRRKEREELAQQYEAILRECGHGRFQWTLYFVLGLALMADGVEIFVVGFVLPSAEKDMCLSDSNKGMLGLIVYLGMMVGAFLWGGLADRLGRRQCLLISLSVNSVFAFFSSFVQGYGTFLFCRLLSGVGIGGSIPIVFSYFSEFLAQEKRGEHLSWLCMFWMIGGVYAAAMAWAIIPHYGWSFQMGSAYQFHSWRVFVLVCAFPSVFAIGALTTQPESPRFFLENGKHDEAWMVLKQVHDTNMRAKGHPERVFSVTHIKTIHQEDELIEIQSDTGTWYQRWGVRALSLGGQVWGNFLSCFGPEYRRITLMMMGVWFTMSFSYYGLTVWFPDMIRHLQAVDYAARTKVFPGERVEHVTFNFTLENQIHRGGQYFNDKFIGLRLKSVSFEDSLFEECYFEDVTSSNTFFRNCTFINTVFYNTDLFEYKFVNSRLVNSTFLHNKEGCPLDVTGTGEGAYMVYFVSFLGTLAVLPGNIVSALLMDKIGRLRMLAGSSVMSCVSCFFLSFGNSESAMIALLCLFGGVSIASWNALDVLTVELYPSDKRTTAFGFLNALCKLAAVLGISIFTSFVGITKAAPILFASAALALGSSLALKLPETRGQVLQ